A part of Palaemon carinicauda isolate YSFRI2023 chromosome 8, ASM3689809v2, whole genome shotgun sequence genomic DNA contains:
- the LOC137646019 gene encoding prostaglandin reductase 1-like, which yields MVKAKVWLLVRRPDGMPVPEDFKLVEEDLPPCEDGDIIVEAEFFSVDPYQRYKAREIPLNSPMYGSQVAKVIESKNPSWKVGSYMVCYPGWRSHTLITAKELKEGGIVGYTPLPEMAPLPRSVALGVLGMPGNTAYFGFLELCEPKPGDTVLVNAAAGAVGSAVVQIAKIKGCKVIAAAGTEEKCKWVKELGADYVFNYKTTKVGEEIKKAAPNGINCYFDNVGGDFTLQALPHMVTKGRISLCGSISSYHNDRSKLVANSPYDPAFIISKSLRLEGFMVPNWASRWMEGINQLQEWLVQGKLKYKETIEEGFQNIPKAFIGLFTGNNIGKAIVRA from the exons ATGGTGAAAGCAAAAGTATGGCTTCTGGTTAGACGTCCAGATGGAATGCCTGTCCCAGAAGATTTCAAGCTTGTTGAGGAAGACTTGCCACCTTGTGAGGATGGAG ATATAATCGTAGAAGCTGAATTCTTCAGCGTAGATCCATATCAGCGATACAAGGCTAGAGAGATACCCTTAAATTCGCCAATGTATGGCAGTCAGGTAGCAAA AGTGATTGAGAGCAAAAATCCCTCATGGAAAGTAGGATCCTACATGGTCTGCTATCCTGGCTGGAGGTCCCATACGCTTATCACAGCAAAGGAGCTGAAAGAAGGTGGAATCGTTGGTTATACCCCGTTGCCCGAAATGGCACCTCTGCCACGAAGTGTGGCTTTAGGGGTCCTGGGTATGCCTGG AAACACTGCCTATTTTGGTTTCTTGGAATTGTGTGAGCCAAAGCCAGGAGACACTGTTCTCGTTAATGCTGCTGCTGGAGCTGTCGGGAGCGCTGTGGTTCAAATAGCAAAAATTAAAG GTTGCAAGGTTATAGCAGCTGCTGGCACGGAGGAGAAGTGCAAGTGGGTAAAAGAATTGGGAGCAGATTATGTGTTCAATTACAAGACTACTAAAGTAGGGGAAGAAATCAAGAAAGCTGCTCCGAATGGGATTAATTGCTACTTTGATAAT GTTGGAGGAGACTTTACACTGCAAGCTCTCCCGCACATGGTTACCAAAGGTCGAATTTCTCTTTGTGGATCGATTTCTTCTTACCATAACGACAGGAGCAAATTGGTGGCTAACA GTCCCTATGATCCAGCCTTCATCATTTCCAAGAGTCTAAGACTTGAGGGATTCATGGTGCCTAACTGGGCCAGTCGATGGATGGAAGGCATCAATCAGCTGCAGGAATGGCTTGTCCAG GGAAAACTCAAGTACAAGGAAACTATAGAGGAAGGATTTCAGAATATTCCGAAGGCTTTTATTGGCTTATTTACTGGAAACAACATTGGAAAGGCAATTGTAAGAGCATAA